In Nomia melanderi isolate GNS246 chromosome 5, iyNomMela1, whole genome shotgun sequence, a single genomic region encodes these proteins:
- the LOC143174540 gene encoding uncharacterized protein LOC143174540 encodes MSAAVQPVATLPTLPSSGPPPLNSLHHTPGGLPLPPPLASAPVMMPRPPTSTMPPLGPSLPPSHQDAADLAEAAPNQDVLLALLARNKNLEERKIESPSCFPIKEERESPLILIFLFRFYFSIVSPFLYFYFLKFTCY; translated from the exons ATGTCGGCGGCGGTGCAGCCGGTCGCGACGCTGCCGACGCTGCCGAGCAGCGGCCCACCGCCGCTCAATTCGCTCCACCATACACCTGGGGGACTACCGTTGCCACCGCCGTTGGCCTCGGCGCCGGTGATGATGCCGCGACCACCGACGAGCACCATGCCACCCTTGGGACCCTCTTTGCCACCCTCGCATCAGGATGCCGCCGACTTAGCCGAAGCTGCGCCCAACCAGGACGTCCTTTTGGCCCTGCTCGCCAGAAACAAGAACCTGGAAG AACGGAAGATTGAAAGTCCAAGCTGTTTTCCGATCAAGGAAGAACGTGAGTCTcctttaattttgatatttctttttcgtttttacttttctattgtttctccttttctttatttttattttcttaagtttacatgttattga